In Dioscorea cayenensis subsp. rotundata cultivar TDr96_F1 chromosome 9, TDr96_F1_v2_PseudoChromosome.rev07_lg8_w22 25.fasta, whole genome shotgun sequence, a genomic segment contains:
- the LOC120269354 gene encoding uncharacterized protein LOC120269354, producing MACLALAIQPANGANILLQTREWFPPARALAALSSFRQTRLSFSSSSSSTAAAGSKSDDLDPASAALGDDPLAASSGQVVVGVESRYLVVYRLVNSIYVLGVTTPDTPDVFSCVDAVNQSVAVVVAACRGVDATAEKLHRKYPEVYMALDIVLRGVGAARLAAILSSMHSDNIAKLVSSAIDTEARVRGADPWAGPHEALSLERRAALQTFSSVFFELPAETLAAGDEAAAASLPPAAPPTDDPSKPSEETPEDQQPKDPFAASEKINKPEEALVGAFKKSKDGVSLVSDPSAALAGLEVSSLPPPAATKPTFIGVEGFEGEYGGIEFGNEEASLSEAFEGFDNAFGGGLDASEFVNTTKKAPKGPGLGGLELLATSPSPATASKGDEKTPLENLLVSKTQAMTGPEMYIAEEINAEFQESLLSRVGLKGTIFLRTLPPKQAAGKETEFSFRLENTSGIQRAVMQTSCVSSLENGMFHVRTPSKEEPIPIMKYSLQPRFSPLPLRLRLIKRHIGTLLSVMIQYASNPALLMPLNNVTFILKLPVDPTLLKVTPKAVLNRATRELRWHVPDVPLKGLAGRLRARMPVDQDSEEGGELEVIGMVKFSAQGSTTLSGICLRPVSEGIAQFNEVSHRYESGSYTCI from the coding sequence ATGGCGTGCCTGGCTCTCGCCATCCAGCCCGCCAATGGCGCCAACATCCTCCTCCAGACCCGCGAGTGGTTCCCTCCCGCCCGCGCCCTTGCCGCCCTCTCCTCCTTCCGTCAGACCCgcctctccttctcctcctcctcctcctccaccgccGCTGCTGGGTCGAAGTCGGACGACCTCGATCCTGCCTCCGCTGCCCTCGGCGATGACCCCCTCGCTGCCTCTTCCGGTCAAGTCGTCGTCGGCGTTGAGTCTCGTTATCTCGTTGTCTACCGCCTCGTGAACTCCATCTACGTCCTCGGCGTCACCACTCCGGACACTCCCGACGTCTTCTCTTGCGTTGATGCTGTTAATCAGTCCGTCGCCGTCGTCGTCGCCGCCTGCCGTGGCGTCGACGCCACTGCTGAAAAGCTACATCGGAAGTACCCCGAGGTCTACATGGCCCTTGACATTGTCCTCCGTGGCGTTGGCGCTGCCCGCCTCGCCGCCATCCTCTCGTCCATGCACTCCGATAACATCGCCAAGCTCGTCTCGTCGGCTATTGATACTGAAGCTCGCGTCCGCGGTGCCGATCCCTGGGCTGGACCTCATGAGGCTCTGTCACTTGAGCGCCGTGCAGCCCTCCAGACTTTCTCCTCTGTCTTCTTTGAGCTCCCGGCTGAAACCCTCGCTGCTGGCGATGAGGCCGCCGCTGCATCTCTTCCCCCCGCTGCGCCCCCCACTGATGATCCTTCAAAGCCCTCAGAGGAAACTCCAGAAGATCAACAACCGAAAGATCCCTTCGCTGCAAGTGAAAAGATCAACAAACCCGAAGAAGCCCTCGTTGGAGCTTTCAAGAAGAGCAAGGATGGCGTTTCTCTCGTCTCTGATCCATCGGCAGCACTTGCTGGCCTAGAGGTCAGTTCTCTTCCTCCACCTGCTGCCACGAAACCTACTTTCATTGGAGTTGAAGGTTTTGAAGGGGAGTATGGTGGGATTGAATTTGGCAATGAGGAGGCCTCCCTCTCTGAAGCTTTTGAAGGATTTGACAACGCCTTTGGTGGTGGTCTCGATGCCTCAGAGTTCGTCAACACCACAAAGAAGGCACCCAAGGGGCCAGGGCTTGGTGGTCTCGAGCTCCTTGCTACCAGCCCGAGTCCCGCCACTGCCTCCAAAGGAGATGAGAAAACGCCTCTGGAGAACCTATTGGTGAGCAAGACACAAGCAATGACTGGTCCTGAGATGTACATTGCTGAAGAGATCAATGCTGAGTTCCAGGAATCATTGTTATCACGAGTAGGCCTCAAAGGTACCATCTTTTTGAGGACATTGCCTCCTAAGCAAGCTGCGGGGAAGGAGACAGAGTTTTCGTTCCGGTTGGAGAATACTTCTGGGATCCAGAGGGCTGTCATGCAAACCTCTTGTGTTAGTAGTCTAGAGAACGGCATGTTCCACGTTAGGACACCATCAAAGGAGGAGCCCATTCCGATCATGAAGTATAGTTTGCAACCTAGGTTCAGTCCACTGCCCCTGCGGCTTCGGCTTATTAAACGGCACATCGGGACTTTGCTTTCCGTGATGATTCAGTATGCATCCAATCCAGCATTGCTGATGCCACTGAACAATGTGACTTTCATTCTTAAGCTGCCTGTTGATCCAACACTGTTAAAGGTCACACCAAAAGCTGTACTTAATCGAGCAACGAGGGAGCTAAGATGGCATGTCCCTGATGTGCCTTTGAAGGGCCTTGCAGGCAGGCTTCGAGCAAGAATGCCCGTTGATCAGGATTCAGAAGAGGGAGGTGAATTGGAAGTTATTGGGATGGTGAAGTTCTCAGCACAGGGTTCTACCACATTATCTGGGATATGCTTGCGGCCTGTTTCAGAAGGTATTGCACAGTTTAATGAGGTCAGCCATAGGTATGAGAGCGGGAGTTATACATGTATTTGA